Sequence from the Gemmatimonadota bacterium genome:
CTCGACGCACTGGCCGAGCAACGTGTGAGCCGCCCTGGGATCGAGACCGTAGTCGGCCTGCAGCCAGCGCAGCATTTCGGTGGTTGCGTGCTGGACGCACTGGTCGAGGGGCCGGGCGTTGCCCGCCGTGAAAAGGTACTCCGCGTTCTCGCCACGGGGCCAGGCGCTTGGCTTTCCCTTGAGCACCCTGAAGGTGAACTGCACGTCGAAGGAGATCTCGACGCCCGTGCCGACGATCTCTCCGTCGCCCTGCACCACGTGGCCATCGCCGATGTGGAACAGGGCGCCGGGCGCGAACACGGGGAAGTACGCGGTGACGCCTTCCACGAATCCCCGGTAGTCCATGTTGCCCCCGTGACTGGCGGAGGTGGCCGTCGAGATCGCCTGGCCCTTGTCCGGCGCCACGCCGAAACACCCCGTCATGGGCGCCAGGTGCAGGGACATCCGTCCGAGCCTGGTGTCGTCCGGGTCGACTAGCGTGACCATCCTCCGCTCCAGGTCGACCTCCCAGCGGCAGAGATCGTCCCGGCTTACGATTTCCCCCGCGGTCTCCCGCACGTAATCGGGATCGAGCACGTTGGGCGCCACGAGCGGACGGGTCCAGCCGAAGGGGCGGTTGG
This genomic interval carries:
- a CDS encoding acetamidase; this translates as MMVHHFEPARYHTTMGSHEPALRVQDGDTVVTSTVDARGKDRSDTPVTPPGNPQTGPFHVDGAEPGDTLAVHLDRLTPNRPFGWTRPLVAPNVLDPDYVRETAGEIVSRDDLCRWEVDLERRMVTLVDPDDTRLGRMSLHLAPMTGCFGVAPDKGQAISTATSASHGGNMDYRGFVEGVTAYFPVFAPGALFHIGDGHVVQGDGEIVGTGVEISFDVQFTFRVLKGKPSAWPRGENAEYLFTAGNARPLDQCVQHATTEMLRWLQADYGLDPRAAHTLLGQCVEYDMGNVFDPAYTMVCKIRKDLLRSLDIDTRSVHDELTRA